The Paramagnetospirillum magnetotacticum MS-1 genome includes the window GCACCTTCAGCATGTCGTCGTTGCGGCCGATGATGCGGCCGATGAGCGGCATGCCCTTGCGCCCGCACGGGCAATCGTAGGGGTGGTCGGACAGGCGCACCAGATCATGAGTGCGCCAGCGCACCACCGGACTGGCTTCCTTGTCCAAGGTGGTGACCACCAGTTCCCCCACCTCGCCGGGCGCCACCGGCTTCATGGTCTTGGGGTCCAAGACCTCGGTGATGATGGTGTCCTCGTTGATCAGATGCATCTCGTCGCGGTCGTGGGAATAGGGACACGATATGCCCACAACCGGGCCGCCAGCCTCGGTCGTGCCGTAGATGTTCTGGGCGGCGAATCCGGCAGGCAGGGCGGCCTCCAATTCGTCGCGGAATTTGGCCGAAACCGATTGGCCGCCGAACAGCCCGACACGCAGCTTCCACTCGGTCTTGGGATCGATTCCCATGTCGCGGGCCGCATTGACCAGGGTCATGAGCCACAAGGGCGACATGGAGCAGGCGGTGTAGCCGTGATCCTTGAGATAGGTCACCGCCAGTTCCGACCGTCCCGGCCCCAGGGGAAAGTTGGTGGCGCCAAAGGCCTTCAGCCCCACGTCCAAGGCCAGCCCCCCCACCCAAAGGCCGTAGCCGTAGCCCTGGTAAAAGCGGTCGGAAGGATTGACCCCCGCCGCCTTGAGGATGCGGCACATCTGGCTGGCCAGGAGATGGTCCAGATCACGGGCCGTCATGCCGAACATCACCGGCAGGCCGGTCGTGCCCGAAGTGGCGATGAAGCGGCGGACCTGGCCCATATTCGCGGTCAACATGGGAAAGGGGTATCGATCCCGCAGATCAACCTTCTCCAGGGTCGGCGACGCCGCCAGGGCGGCGTGATCCACCAGATCGGTGGGCTTCATCCCCGCCTTGGCGAAATGGGCAACCCATTCGGGCGAATCGGCCAGGCGCGTACCCAGGGCCGTAAGCTTTCTGCGCTGGATCGCCAGGATCGCGTCCCGGTCCAGCAATTCCACATCAGGATGGCAATGTTCTATCTTGGACACGTCTACCTCCCTAGCCTTGGTCGACGCCGCAAATTGATTGTCCGACCGTTCGGTCTTGTTTTTAGCGTCGCGTGTCTATGAATGGACGCCTGCGCGTCACGGGTCAGTTATCGTCGTTGATATCCTCGAGTCTGGTGGCCAGAAGGCCGTTCAGGAAAATACCGGACGCCATTGCGGCCAATTGCCGGGGATTCATTCCCCGATTGGCGTCGAACCACGTATAGGTCCAGTTGATCATACCGAAAAACAGCATCACCGCCGGACGGCGGAAGGCGGGATCGGCCAGCAGGCCGGGATTGACCCTCTCGATCACCCCTTCGGTGAACTTCACGACCCGGCGCTCCAGATCGACCACCCGCTCGCGCTCGCGCTCCTTCAGGCTGTCCAGATCGTTCATCATCACCGCGTGCCGGTGCTTGGAATGGCTGTAGGTCTCCAACAGCATGGCGGTCAGGGCCTCGAACTGCTTGACCGGGTCCAGGGAGGTCTGCAACGCGGCGCCCACCACGTCGAAGACCTTCTCCACATGCTCGGACACCAGGGTGTTCAAGACGTCGTTCTTTGATTTGAAGTAGTGATAGATGCCCGACTTCGACAACCCGCTGGCTTCGGAGATCTCCACGATGGAGGTATCGGCGAAACCCTTGCGCGCGAACAACTCGGCCGCCCGGTCCAAGATGGTGATCTTGATGGACTCGTAATCCTGCGACCGCGTCCGCGCCATGCCTTGCCCTCTCCTTGCCATCACGCGCCCCGGACGGGACGCTGCCGCCAGGGTGCATAACCTCGACCGCGCGGTCAAACATTTCCGAGCCAGCCATGGCCCTGATCCTCGCCTAATGCCGGCGCCTTGCGGATGCGCTCCGGATCGCGAAGCGAGGAGGCCAGGGGCAATGGCAAGGCGGGCCAAGCCTCCGACCGGCCAGGGGCCAGCACGGAATGTGAGAAGACGCCGCGCCCGGCGAAATGGGGCGAGGCGAAGGCCTCCTCCGGCGTCTTCACCTGATTGCAGCACACGTCATGACCGGCGAAGACCGCGTCCCACTGGGCGGCGTCCCGGCTTGCTAAGCGCTGGGCCAGGGCGTCGGCGGTAGCCTTGGGGTCCCGGCGGTCGTCGCGCAACGCCTCCGGCAGGTCCACAAGCTCGCAAAGCCGGGCCCAGAAGCGGCCTTCCACCGCCCCCACAGCCATGCGGCGGCCATCCCTGGTCGTATATAGGCGATAGCGGGGCGAGGCGCCCATAAAGAAATCCCGGTTCACCTGGGAAGCCCCCGCCCCTCCCCGCTCGGCCAGATCCAGGATCATGGCGGGAAAGACGTTATCGGCCATGGCCACGTCCAGGTGACAGCCGCGGCCATCCCGATCCCGGCGCGCCAGGGCCAGAAGGATGTTCAGCACCGCCGGATAGGCCCCTCCCATGATATCGGCCACCAGCACATGAGGCAGACCATGGCAGGAATCCAATAGCCCCGCCTCAGCCTGATAATTCAAATCATGCCCGGCAACCGAAGCCAGGGGACCGGTCTGGCCGTAGCCGGTTATGGAACAGTAAATGAGGCGTGGATTGATCTGGCGCAGATCCTCCCAGCCCAGGCCAAGCCGGGTCATGACACCGGGGCGGAATTGTTCGATCAGGACATCGGCATCACGGATCAGCGACAAGGCCGCGTCGCGCCCCTTAGGCGTGTTGAGGTCAAGGGCAATGCTGCGCTTGCCGCGGTTGAGCATGGCGAAGAGCGCCTCCGACATATGGCGGCTTTCGTCGCCCATGCCTGGACGCTCCACCTTCAGCACGTCGGCCCCGGATTCGGCCAGGACCAGCGAGGCCAAGGGCCCCGGCAGCAATGTGCTGAAATCGATCACCCGTAGACCCAACACCGCCACTCCCGATCAGATGCTCATAATTAATAGTCCGTCTGGTCGGTTTTTGTCAACACCCTCATTTTCGCAAAACCGTAAGAGGCGTGTCGATTTTTCTCATTATTATTCCTATAGTTAATAAACTTCTACAGCCTCCTTCCTGCCGACATCGCGGCACAATAAATAATTAATTTGACCATCTGGTCTGTCTTTGATGTAATGAACCGGCAGACTGTCAGCGTCTGTGAAAGTCGCCAGGCAGCCGGGGCCGGACGACCATGATCGTCCCACTCCTCCCGGACACCTCCAAAAGGGTGCCACTGGCGCCCTTCATTTTTGTGGAGACGCGCCCCAAACCACAGACAGGGCCACAGCCCTTCCGCTCATCTCG containing:
- a CDS encoding phenylacetate--CoA ligase family protein, whose amino-acid sequence is MSKIEHCHPDVELLDRDAILAIQRRKLTALGTRLADSPEWVAHFAKAGMKPTDLVDHAALAASPTLEKVDLRDRYPFPMLTANMGQVRRFIATSGTTGLPVMFGMTARDLDHLLASQMCRILKAAGVNPSDRFYQGYGYGLWVGGLALDVGLKAFGATNFPLGPGRSELAVTYLKDHGYTACSMSPLWLMTLVNAARDMGIDPKTEWKLRVGLFGGQSVSAKFRDELEAALPAGFAAQNIYGTTEAGGPVVGISCPYSHDRDEMHLINEDTIITEVLDPKTMKPVAPGEVGELVVTTLDKEASPVVRWRTHDLVRLSDHPYDCPCGRKGMPLIGRIIGRNDDMLKVRGVIVFPTQIEDIIANTEGTVKEAWHIEIDREDKILEEITVEMEKARGCNLSQADLAAKVQHLIHSRLGIRVNVVCRDQGTLPRYEAKAVRVHIKK
- a CDS encoding TetR/AcrR family transcriptional regulator — translated: MARTRSQDYESIKITILDRAAELFARKGFADTSIVEISEASGLSKSGIYHYFKSKNDVLNTLVSEHVEKVFDVVGAALQTSLDPVKQFEALTAMLLETYSHSKHRHAVMMNDLDSLKERERERVVDLERRVVKFTEGVIERVNPGLLADPAFRRPAVMLFFGMINWTYTWFDANRGMNPRQLAAMASGIFLNGLLATRLEDINDDN
- a CDS encoding CaiB/BaiF CoA transferase family protein is translated as MIDFSTLLPGPLASLVLAESGADVLKVERPGMGDESRHMSEALFAMLNRGKRSIALDLNTPKGRDAALSLIRDADVLIEQFRPGVMTRLGLGWEDLRQINPRLIYCSITGYGQTGPLASVAGHDLNYQAEAGLLDSCHGLPHVLVADIMGGAYPAVLNILLALARRDRDGRGCHLDVAMADNVFPAMILDLAERGGAGASQVNRDFFMGASPRYRLYTTRDGRRMAVGAVEGRFWARLCELVDLPEALRDDRRDPKATADALAQRLASRDAAQWDAVFAGHDVCCNQVKTPEEAFASPHFAGRGVFSHSVLAPGRSEAWPALPLPLASSLRDPERIRKAPALGEDQGHGWLGNV